A single Clavibacter nebraskensis NCPPB 2581 DNA region contains:
- the mraZ gene encoding division/cell wall cluster transcriptional repressor MraZ, producing MFLGTHSPRLDDKGRLILPAKFRDELEGGVVMTRGQDRCIYVFTTREFEELHDRMRQAPLASKQARDYMRVFLSGANAETPDKQHRITIPQALRTYAGLDRELAVIGAGSRVEIWDAGTWDEYLTANESAFADTAEEVIPGLF from the coding sequence GTGTTCCTCGGCACCCATTCGCCTCGTCTCGACGACAAGGGGCGGCTCATCCTCCCCGCGAAGTTCCGCGACGAGCTCGAGGGCGGCGTCGTCATGACGCGCGGCCAGGACCGCTGCATCTACGTGTTCACGACGCGCGAGTTCGAGGAGCTGCACGACCGCATGCGCCAGGCGCCGCTCGCGAGCAAGCAGGCGCGCGACTACATGCGCGTCTTCCTGTCCGGGGCGAACGCCGAGACGCCGGACAAGCAGCACCGCATCACCATCCCGCAGGCGCTCCGCACCTACGCGGGCCTCGACCGCGAGCTTGCGGTCATCGGCGCGGGCAGCCGCGTCGAGATCTGGGACGCCGGCACGTGGGACGAGTACCTCACCGCCAACGAGAGCGCGTTCGCCGACACCGCGGAGGAGGTGATCCCCGGCCTGTTCTGA
- a CDS encoding DUF3040 domain-containing protein: MMPLSEQEQRLLEEMERSLYHNDADFVATVSGRRTRPNYTMVVVGVLVIVLGIAALAAGVITKLAIIGILGFAIMIVGALLIFSPRDAGAGAPTASAPRAPGRGSGKRPSSSSSFMDRINERWEKRQGGQD, translated from the coding sequence ATGATGCCGCTTTCCGAGCAAGAGCAGCGCCTGCTGGAGGAGATGGAGCGCAGCCTCTATCACAACGACGCAGACTTCGTGGCGACCGTCAGCGGTCGCCGCACCAGACCGAACTACACGATGGTCGTGGTCGGGGTGCTGGTCATCGTCCTCGGCATCGCCGCCCTGGCCGCCGGCGTCATCACCAAGCTGGCGATCATCGGCATCCTCGGCTTCGCCATCATGATCGTGGGGGCGCTCCTCATCTTCAGTCCGCGTGACGCGGGCGCCGGTGCGCCGACCGCTTCCGCGCCCCGTGCCCCTGGCCGCGGTTCCGGCAAGCGACCCTCTTCGTCGTCCTCCTTCATGGACCGCATTAACGAGCGCTGGGAGAAGCGCCAGGGCGGTCAGGACTGA
- a CDS encoding polyprenyl synthetase family protein, with translation MPESDRLVSHVQTRLDDFLTTQAAGLREISPDLAPIQEFSSDLLRGGKRFRAQFCYWGWRSVIDLEPSPAGRPQGEERPGYRAVVGVAAGLEIFHAAALVHDDIIDRSDTRRGRPAAHRRFEALHAASGWGGSSAGFGEAGAILLGDLLLGWSDELLIDSLLALADGSAARATRAELATMRTQVTLGQYLDVLEEVAWPTVPEDDTLARAHNVIVYKSAKYSIEAPLVVGASLAGATPEQVAALRAVGLPLGIAFQLRDDVLGVFGDSAVTGKPSGDDLREGKRTVLIALARRRLPDGVRRTVDALLGDPDLDDEQIRALQSILRESGALDEVEGMISRHVRESLAALREAPIGARARNQLELLVDTVTRRVT, from the coding sequence GTGCCCGAAAGCGACCGCCTCGTCAGCCACGTCCAGACCCGCCTCGACGACTTCCTGACGACCCAGGCGGCGGGACTCCGGGAGATCAGCCCGGATCTTGCGCCCATCCAGGAGTTCTCCTCGGATCTGCTGAGAGGCGGGAAGCGGTTCCGCGCGCAGTTCTGCTACTGGGGGTGGCGTTCGGTGATCGACCTCGAGCCCTCCCCTGCCGGACGGCCTCAGGGCGAGGAACGACCGGGCTACCGCGCGGTCGTCGGCGTGGCCGCGGGCCTCGAGATCTTCCACGCGGCGGCGCTCGTCCACGACGACATCATCGACCGCTCCGACACGCGTCGCGGCCGACCCGCAGCCCACCGCCGCTTCGAGGCGCTGCACGCGGCGAGCGGCTGGGGCGGATCCTCGGCGGGCTTCGGCGAGGCGGGGGCGATCCTCCTGGGCGACCTCCTCCTGGGGTGGAGCGACGAGCTGCTCATCGACTCGCTCCTGGCGCTGGCGGACGGGTCGGCGGCCCGCGCCACCCGCGCCGAGCTCGCGACGATGCGCACCCAGGTCACGCTCGGCCAGTACCTCGACGTGCTCGAGGAGGTGGCGTGGCCGACCGTGCCCGAGGACGACACGCTCGCCCGGGCCCACAACGTGATCGTCTACAAGTCCGCGAAGTACAGCATCGAGGCGCCGCTCGTCGTCGGCGCGAGCCTGGCGGGGGCGACGCCCGAGCAGGTGGCGGCGCTCCGCGCCGTCGGCCTGCCGCTCGGCATCGCGTTCCAGCTGCGGGACGACGTGCTCGGCGTGTTCGGCGACAGCGCCGTGACCGGGAAGCCGAGCGGAGACGACCTGCGCGAGGGCAAGCGCACCGTGCTGATCGCGCTGGCGCGCCGGCGGCTGCCGGACGGGGTGCGCCGCACGGTCGATGCGCTCCTCGGGGATCCGGACCTCGACGACGAGCAGATCCGCGCCCTACAGTCGATCCTCCGCGAGAGCGGCGCCCTCGACGAGGTGGAGGGGATGATCTCCCGTCACGTCCGCGAGTCGCTCGCCGCGCTGCGCGAGGCCCCCATCGGAGCCCGCGCGAGGAACCAGCTCGAGCTGCTCGTCGACACCGTCACGCGCCGCGTCACCTGA
- a CDS encoding Rv2175c family DNA-binding protein, whose product MNEPYADREWSTVPDLVDLMGLTVSRVRRLIEDRRLLAVRLDGVLKVPTVFLRDGEPLSELRGTIIVLGDNGFTDEEAMHWLLTEEPSLGTAPIDALLAGRKAEVRRVAQASA is encoded by the coding sequence GTGAACGAGCCCTATGCCGACCGTGAGTGGTCGACCGTCCCCGATCTCGTCGACCTCATGGGTCTCACCGTCAGCCGCGTGCGCCGGCTCATCGAGGACAGGCGCCTGCTCGCGGTCCGCCTCGACGGCGTGCTCAAGGTGCCCACCGTCTTCCTGCGGGACGGCGAGCCGCTGTCCGAGCTGCGGGGCACGATCATCGTGCTCGGTGACAACGGCTTCACCGACGAGGAGGCCATGCACTGGCTCCTCACGGAGGAGCCGAGCCTCGGCACCGCCCCCATCGACGCCCTGCTGGCGGGGCGCAAGGCCGAGGTGCGTCGGGTCGCGCAGGCCAGCGCCTGA
- a CDS encoding LysM peptidoglycan-binding domain-containing protein, which translates to MPMTEPTSPRDTNRSSDTATGRSANRRSKALLATMPIVLVGSLAVSLGMASPAEAAPVKRIPKAKSGPTQTKLPRIAAQTAAPAAAPMVAAPSTYVVEQGDTVSSIAGRFGLSTASVLAQNGLGWKTTIFPGQTLTLGGSGTSTPAPAAASTGSGASYTVVAGDTVTGIAGKHGVSTSAVLQANGLQATSTIFPGNRLTIPGSGTSAAPAAPASASPAAKQGLSGTYTIETGDTLHSIATKSGVTIQDLLNTNGLNWSSIIYAGSKLTIPHASASVVQVASLDGTTIMTDEMRRNARVIVQVGRSAGVSDYGLVIALATAAQESTLRNLDWGDRDSIGLFQQRPSQGWGQPAQLNDPVYAARAFFGGSVNPNPGATRGLLDIAGWKSMTVTQAAQAVQYSAYPDAYAKWEASAWAWLDEIG; encoded by the coding sequence ATGCCCATGACCGAACCCACCTCCCCTCGCGACACCAACCGGTCCTCGGACACCGCCACAGGACGCTCGGCGAACCGCCGCTCCAAGGCGCTCCTCGCGACCATGCCCATCGTGCTCGTCGGCTCCCTCGCGGTGAGCCTCGGCATGGCGTCGCCCGCGGAGGCCGCCCCCGTCAAGCGCATCCCCAAGGCCAAGTCCGGCCCGACGCAGACCAAGCTCCCCCGCATCGCGGCTCAAACGGCAGCCCCCGCGGCCGCGCCCATGGTGGCCGCGCCCTCCACGTACGTGGTCGAGCAGGGCGACACGGTGTCGAGCATCGCCGGCCGCTTCGGCCTCTCGACCGCGTCGGTGCTCGCGCAGAACGGGCTCGGCTGGAAGACCACCATCTTCCCCGGCCAGACGCTCACACTCGGCGGGTCCGGGACGTCGACCCCGGCACCGGCCGCGGCATCGACCGGATCGGGAGCGAGCTACACGGTCGTCGCGGGCGACACCGTGACCGGCATCGCGGGCAAGCACGGCGTCTCGACCTCGGCCGTGCTCCAGGCCAACGGCCTGCAGGCGACGAGCACGATCTTCCCCGGCAACCGCCTCACCATCCCGGGCTCCGGTACCTCGGCTGCGCCGGCGGCACCCGCCAGCGCCTCCCCCGCCGCGAAGCAGGGCCTCTCCGGCACGTACACGATCGAGACCGGCGACACGCTCCACAGCATCGCGACGAAGTCGGGCGTCACCATCCAGGACCTCCTGAACACCAACGGCCTCAACTGGTCGAGCATCATCTACGCGGGCAGCAAGCTCACCATCCCGCACGCGTCCGCGTCCGTCGTCCAGGTCGCGTCGCTGGACGGGACGACGATCATGACCGACGAGATGCGCCGCAACGCGCGCGTCATCGTCCAGGTCGGACGCTCCGCCGGCGTCAGCGACTACGGACTCGTCATCGCGCTCGCCACCGCGGCGCAGGAGTCGACCCTCCGCAACCTCGACTGGGGCGACCGCGACTCGATCGGCCTCTTCCAGCAGCGCCCGAGCCAGGGCTGGGGCCAGCCCGCCCAGCTCAACGACCCCGTGTACGCGGCGCGCGCGTTCTTCGGCGGCAGCGTCAACCCGAACCCCGGTGCGACCCGCGGCCTCCTCGACATCGCCGGCTGGAAGTCGATGACCGTCACGCAGGCGGCGCAGGCCGTCCAGTACTCCGCGTACCCGGACGCCTACGCCAAGTGGGAGGCCTCCGCCTGGGCGTGGCTCGACGAGATCGGCTGA